In Lysinibacillus sp. 2017, the DNA window TCACTCTATATTTTGCTTAATTTTCAAAATTAAGCGCGAATTCTGAATAGAGTATAAATTTTATTAATCATCATACATTTTCATTTCGTTTTGTACAATGATTTTAATTAAATCTAACAAAGTCATGTCATGAATAAGAATACAATGACGATAAAAGCGCTTTCAGAGTTTTTGTTTTATATCGATATTGATTTTTGTTATACTTAGAAAGTGAGAAATAGATATATTGGAGGAAAAACATGAAAAAATTATCAGCGGTCTTATTAGCATTCACACTTATCTTTTCAAGTGTAGGTACAACATTACTATTTGCTGACGATCCACAATCAGCAGAAGCAAAAGGCTACAAATCAGGTAAGAAAAGTTTCAACACAAACAATAACAACAGTACTAACATTCAAAAGAAAAATAATGATGCTACAAACTCTGCAAAGCAAAATAACGGGGCAACTACAAAGAAAGACACAACAAATACAGCGAAATCAAATAAAGGCGGCTTAATGAAAGGCTTAATGCTTGGTGGCTTAGCTGGATTACTATTCGGTAGTCTTTTCGGTGGTATGGGTATGCTTGGAAATATTTTAGGCTTATTCATTAATGTGATTGCAATCGCTGCAATCGTCATGTTCTTAGTGAAGATTTATCAACTTATTAAACGTAAAAAAGATAAAGAGGTAACAGAAACGTGGAAAAACTAACATTATTCGAACAAGATTTGATCAATTCTGTTTGTTTATTCCATGCAAAATTCAAAAACGTAGAACCGCAAGATATTGAAGTAGAGTTAATGTATGATGATGTTGCTGGTTATTCAGCAGAGGCGTTTTATAATGGTCAATTAGAAGTTTACAATTCAGTAAATTTCATAACAGCCATTCGTTTATACATTGATGAACAGCTTGGCCGCGATTCAATGTCAGCACGAATTTCACTTGATATTCATGACGACGAAGGCATGGTTGCATATATTGAGTTTTAGTTAAAAGGCGTCTTAATGGCGCCTTTTTTCTATTGCCTGATGGCTTTGAAAAAGGCATTTACTTAAACAAATTTTTAGGGTTCATCACCGTAACATGGGGTTGATTTTTATTTGTATTCGTTTTGTCTAGCTATTGGCGGGCTACTACCTGACAGCATTATGGGGCCACGTAGTACGAACTATTTTAACTTTTTTAAAAGATACTTATCGAATAAGACTTATCTAAAACACCTTAATAGAAAAAATTTTTTCTAAAATGAGTGACGCTAAGCGCAGGGGGCGACTCCTTGGGGGATTAAGCGTGCGCGGAATATCCACTTGTTGCTTGCCGCCGTAGAGGCAAGTAACAAGTTAGATGGAGCCACGCCCCCAGGAAAGCGTCCCCCGTAGCGTAGCAGAACGGACTAGATTAAAAAGCAATCACTTTGAATTCTAAAGTTATGTCATCCCCAACTTATAGTGATTAGACCAAAAAATGGGACAATCCCACTCATTTTGAGTTGGATGTCCCATTTTTATGCCACAATAGTTCTGGTTCAACTAACAATCCATGTCGAACCCCACTGATTGAAGTTTCCCTTTATACTGTTGGTTGTACTTCTGGTTTGTACTTTGTTGTTAACGATTTGTATCCTAAGACAAAGGCTACAAAGGCTAAGATAGATGCACCGATTAAGAAGATTGCTAATACTCCTGAATTCGCAGATAACAACGAAAGATCGCCTAAAGAAATGGCAGATTTGAAACCAGAATTTGAATACGTAAACGGTAGTAATGAACTTAATGAACGTAAATTTTCTGGTAACATTGGAATCGGTAAGTTGGAGCCTGTAATTGATAATTGGGCTACAACTAATACTAAACCAATAAAACGTCCAACATTTCCTGCTGCTGATACTAA includes these proteins:
- a CDS encoding YxcD family protein, with protein sequence MEKLTLFEQDLINSVCLFHAKFKNVEPQDIEVELMYDDVAGYSAEAFYNGQLEVYNSVNFITAIRLYIDEQLGRDSMSARISLDIHDDEGMVAYIEF